Proteins encoded in a region of the Zea mays cultivar B73 chromosome 4, Zm-B73-REFERENCE-NAM-5.0, whole genome shotgun sequence genome:
- the LOC103652898 gene encoding putative auxin-responsive protein IAA29 isoform X2: MDEMKSTNTSIAPEVEVHPGFSPSRFVKVFMQGEVVGRKINLATHQNYASLSFALKRLGNNYSMPSCELNGLVNNEVDGASDDNNFILFYDTMDGDRLFVGEVPWEIFVISVKRIYIVRVPQEQENVADNGEEEDRENGEDNAAVSATALDGDDIPANDDDDDVVDDGDATATTPADGGF, from the exons ATGGATGAGATGAAGAGTACAAATACTTCTATTGCGCCTGAGGTTGAGGTGCATCCTGGATTCTCACCATCGAGGTTTGTGAAGGTTTTTATGCAAGGTGAAGTTGTTGGGAGGAAGATAAATCTGGCCACTCACCAGAACTATGCCTCGTTGTCCTTCGCTTTAAAAAGATTAGGCAACAACTATTCTA TGCCATCATGCGAGCTTAATGGGTTAGTAAACAATGAAGTTGATGGGGCATCAGATGACAACAACTTCATTCTTTTCTATGATACGATGGATGGTGACCGTTTATTCGTTGGGGAAGTCCCATGGGA GATTTTCGTCATTTCTGTCAAGAGGATCTACATTGTTCGTGTTCCACAGGAACAAGAGAACG TTGCAGACAACGGAGAGGAAGAAGACAGAGAGAATGGTGAAGACAATGCTGCTGTTTCTGCTACTGCCCTAGATGGAGATGATATCCCAGctaatgacgacgacgacgacgttgTTGATGACGGAGATGCTACGGCCACTACTCCTGCTGATGGAGGTTTCTGA
- the LOC103652898 gene encoding putative auxin-responsive protein IAA29 isoform X1 has protein sequence MDEMKSTNTSIAPEVEVHPGFSPSRFVKVFMQGEVVGRKINLATHQNYASLSFALKRLGNNYSMPSCELNGLVNNEVDGASDDNNFILFYDTMDGDRLFVGEVPWEIFVISVKRIYIVRVPQEQENDNGEEEDRENGEDNAAVSATALDGDDIPANDDDDDVVDDGDATATTPADGGF, from the exons ATGGATGAGATGAAGAGTACAAATACTTCTATTGCGCCTGAGGTTGAGGTGCATCCTGGATTCTCACCATCGAGGTTTGTGAAGGTTTTTATGCAAGGTGAAGTTGTTGGGAGGAAGATAAATCTGGCCACTCACCAGAACTATGCCTCGTTGTCCTTCGCTTTAAAAAGATTAGGCAACAACTATTCTA TGCCATCATGCGAGCTTAATGGGTTAGTAAACAATGAAGTTGATGGGGCATCAGATGACAACAACTTCATTCTTTTCTATGATACGATGGATGGTGACCGTTTATTCGTTGGGGAAGTCCCATGGGA GATTTTCGTCATTTCTGTCAAGAGGATCTACATTGTTCGTGTTCCACAGGAACAAGAGAACG ACAACGGAGAGGAAGAAGACAGAGAGAATGGTGAAGACAATGCTGCTGTTTCTGCTACTGCCCTAGATGGAGATGATATCCCAGctaatgacgacgacgacgacgttgTTGATGACGGAGATGCTACGGCCACTACTCCTGCTGATGGAGGTTTCTGA